In the Kribbella sp. NBC_00482 genome, one interval contains:
- a CDS encoding glycine cleavage system protein R, translating to MSQLAVTVIGPDRPGIIADVTEALVGTGVNLEDSTMTLLRGHFAMMIVCAGPFDEVKSALEPLRGELVITVRKMGPEHEHAPIGAPYMLSVHGADRPGIVAAVTRMIAAAGGTITDLATRLSGGLYVLTAEVELPPAAELEMLDRALEITAEELGVGVTLRPAESDEL from the coding sequence ATGAGTCAGCTCGCAGTCACCGTCATCGGCCCGGACCGCCCGGGGATCATCGCCGACGTCACCGAGGCCCTGGTCGGTACCGGGGTCAACCTCGAGGACTCGACCATGACGCTGCTGCGCGGCCACTTCGCGATGATGATCGTCTGCGCCGGGCCGTTCGACGAGGTCAAGTCGGCGCTCGAGCCGCTGCGGGGCGAGCTGGTCATCACGGTCCGCAAGATGGGCCCCGAGCACGAGCACGCGCCGATCGGTGCGCCGTACATGCTGAGCGTCCACGGCGCGGACCGGCCGGGGATCGTGGCGGCGGTGACGCGGATGATCGCGGCCGCCGGAGGCACGATCACGGACCTCGCGACCCGGCTGAGCGGCGGGCTGTACGTGCTGACCGCGGAGGTCGAGCTGCCGCCGGCGGCCGAGCTGGAGATGCTGGACCGGGCGCTCGAGATCACGGCCGAGGAGCTCGGGGTGGGCGTCACGCTGCGCCCGGCCGAGAGCGACGAACTGTGA
- a CDS encoding MFS transporter, whose product MPVIRSGNPRVTLAVLATVVASFSMLQSLVTPALPSIQHDLHTTPGTVTWVFTALLLSVSVATPLLGRIGDMVGKERTLFIALAALAVGCLIAALAPNVGVLIAARIFQGVGGAVFPLAFGIIRDEFPAERVPSVVGVVSAIIAAGGGLGIVLAGPIVEWLGWRWLFWIPMAVVAVSTLMVRRYVPESPNRVPGRIDWLAAAFLSGWLIALLLPLSTGRSWGWGSLRTVGLFALAVVLFAGWITVELRSRNPLIDMRMMRRPAVWTTNLVALLFGAAMFAVYAFVPQFLQIPTAAGFGFGASVTKAGLLMLPMLVTMAVVGSLSGPLTPRFGAKAQVVSGSALSLVAALMFAEFHDAQWQVALSTAAFGVGLGLAYAAMTSLIVQNVPREQTGAATGMNANIRTIGGSIGTALASSIITGHIQPSGLPAEAGFTDTFLLLSAFAAAAVVLALAIPNARRTATTPQPVEQLAA is encoded by the coding sequence ATGCCTGTCATCAGGTCTGGAAACCCTCGCGTGACCCTGGCGGTCCTCGCCACGGTCGTCGCCTCTTTCTCTATGTTGCAGTCACTGGTCACCCCGGCGCTGCCCTCCATCCAGCACGACCTGCACACCACCCCCGGCACGGTCACCTGGGTGTTCACCGCACTCCTGCTCTCGGTATCCGTCGCGACCCCCTTGCTCGGGCGGATCGGCGACATGGTCGGCAAGGAGCGCACGCTGTTCATCGCGCTGGCCGCCCTGGCCGTCGGCTGCCTGATCGCCGCGCTCGCGCCGAACGTCGGCGTACTGATCGCCGCCCGCATCTTCCAAGGTGTCGGCGGAGCCGTGTTCCCGTTGGCGTTCGGCATCATCCGGGACGAGTTCCCGGCCGAACGCGTGCCGTCCGTGGTCGGCGTGGTGTCGGCCATCATCGCGGCCGGCGGCGGGCTGGGGATCGTCCTGGCCGGCCCGATCGTGGAATGGCTCGGCTGGCGCTGGCTGTTCTGGATCCCGATGGCGGTCGTCGCGGTCTCGACGCTGATGGTACGGCGCTACGTCCCGGAGTCCCCGAACCGTGTTCCCGGCCGGATCGACTGGCTGGCCGCCGCGTTCCTGTCCGGCTGGCTGATCGCGCTGCTGCTGCCGCTGAGCACGGGCCGGTCGTGGGGCTGGGGCTCGTTGCGGACGGTGGGGCTCTTCGCGCTGGCCGTCGTACTGTTCGCCGGCTGGATCACGGTCGAACTGCGCTCGCGGAACCCGCTGATCGACATGCGGATGATGCGCCGCCCAGCGGTGTGGACGACGAACCTCGTGGCGCTGCTGTTCGGGGCGGCGATGTTCGCTGTGTACGCGTTCGTGCCGCAGTTCCTGCAGATCCCGACGGCTGCCGGTTTCGGGTTCGGTGCGAGCGTCACGAAGGCCGGGCTGCTGATGCTGCCGATGCTGGTGACGATGGCGGTCGTCGGGTCGTTGAGCGGCCCGCTCACGCCCCGGTTCGGCGCCAAGGCGCAGGTGGTTTCCGGGTCGGCGTTGAGCCTGGTCGCGGCGCTGATGTTCGCCGAGTTCCACGACGCGCAGTGGCAGGTGGCGCTCTCGACGGCTGCGTTCGGTGTCGGGCTCGGCCTCGCCTACGCGGCCATGACCAGCCTGATCGTGCAGAACGTCCCGCGCGAGCAAACCGGCGCGGCCACCGGCATGAACGCCAACATCCGCACCATCGGCGGCTCCATCGGCACCGCCCTCGCGAGCTCGATCATCACGGGCCACATCCAGCCCTCAGGGCTCCCCGCGGAGGCGGGCTTCACCGACACGTTCCTCCTGCTATCGGCATTCGCCGCCGCAGCCGTCGTACTAGCCCTGGCCATCCCGAACGCCCGCCGTACCGCCACGACCCCGCAACCCGTCGAGCAGCTCGCCGCCTGA
- a CDS encoding TetR/AcrR family transcriptional regulator yields the protein MVTGESRPALRVDVRRPQRADARRNFDALLGAARDAFASKGVEASLEDIARQAGVGIGTLYRNFPHRQDLLNAVYFGEIEELCIAAEEAADLPPWEALTTWLHRFVGYAATKRAIFESLNREADSFKAAREAMYAAGTPLFERAQAAGEARKDVSFDDLLRMVSGLTAAGFVDQAQRDRVLTIALDGVRAH from the coding sequence ATGGTGACCGGTGAGAGCAGGCCCGCGTTGCGGGTCGACGTACGGCGACCGCAGCGGGCGGACGCGCGGCGGAACTTCGACGCCCTGCTCGGCGCCGCCCGGGATGCGTTCGCGAGCAAAGGCGTCGAGGCGTCGCTGGAGGACATCGCGCGCCAGGCCGGCGTCGGGATCGGCACGCTGTACCGGAACTTCCCGCACCGCCAGGACCTGCTGAACGCGGTCTACTTCGGCGAGATCGAGGAGCTGTGCATCGCGGCGGAAGAGGCAGCCGATCTGCCGCCGTGGGAGGCACTGACCACGTGGCTGCACCGCTTCGTCGGGTACGCCGCGACGAAGCGCGCGATCTTCGAGTCGCTGAACCGGGAGGCCGACAGCTTCAAGGCGGCCCGTGAGGCGATGTACGCCGCCGGTACGCCGCTGTTCGAACGCGCCCAGGCCGCGGGTGAAGCGCGTAAGGACGTCTCCTTCGACGACCTCCTCCGCATGGTCAGCGGCCTCACCGCCGCCGGCTTCGTAGACCAGGCCCAACGCGACCGCGTCCTCACGATCGCCCTCGACGGCGTCCGGGCGCACTAG
- the def gene encoding peptide deformylase has protein sequence MITDWSPARLDVQGVVLEVVRAPHPVLATESAEVDPLDPEMIQLAADLVATMRVSPGCVGLAAPQVGVAAQMFSLDVTNHPKTRTSHGVFVLCNAVVVDASRNEKAREGCMSVPDFTGDVKRATRLTVTGVLPGTKDEVTITTDAFEARALQHEIDHCNGKLFLDRVAGAHAVYPRKTYQ, from the coding sequence GTGATCACAGACTGGTCCCCTGCCCGTCTGGATGTCCAGGGTGTTGTTCTCGAGGTCGTCCGCGCGCCGCACCCGGTGCTCGCGACCGAGAGCGCCGAAGTGGACCCGCTCGACCCGGAGATGATCCAGCTCGCCGCGGACCTCGTGGCGACCATGCGGGTCTCCCCCGGGTGCGTCGGCCTCGCGGCGCCGCAGGTCGGTGTCGCGGCGCAGATGTTCTCGCTCGACGTGACCAATCACCCGAAAACGCGTACCAGCCACGGCGTCTTCGTACTGTGCAACGCAGTCGTCGTCGACGCCTCGCGCAACGAGAAGGCTCGCGAAGGCTGCATGTCGGTGCCGGACTTCACCGGCGACGTCAAACGCGCGACCCGGCTGACGGTCACCGGCGTCCTCCCCGGTACGAAGGACGAGGTCACGATCACCACCGACGCCTTCGAGGCCCGCGCCCTCCAGCACGAGATCGACCACTGCAACGGAAAGCTCTTCCTGGACCGGGTAGCCGGCGCCCACGCCGTATACCCCCGAAAGACCTACCAGTAA
- the eno gene encoding phosphopyruvate hydratase, which yields MATIEAVGAREILDSRGNPTVEVEVLLDDDTIARAAVPSGASTGQFEAVELRDGDKNRYGGKGVLKAVTAILEDIDKEIVGYDVHEQRLIDHALLDLDGTPNKAKLGANAILGVSLAVAKAAAESSGLPLFRYVGGPNAHVLPVPMMNILNGGAHADSNVDVQEFMIAPIGASTYAEAVMQGAGVYHALKAVLKERGLSTGLGDEGGFAPSLDSNRAALDLIAVAVEKAGLQLGKDIALAMDVAASEFFTDGVYAFEGGKKSADEMIAYYADLVASYPIVSIEDPLNEEDWDGWKAITGELGSKIQLVGDDLFVTNVERLQRGIDEKSANSLLVKVNQIGSLTETLDAVDLAHRSGFTCMMSHRSGETEDTTIADLAVATNCGQIKSGAPARSDRTAKYNQLLRIEEELDDAATYAGRSAFPRFQG from the coding sequence GTGGCCACCATCGAGGCCGTCGGCGCGCGCGAGATCCTCGACTCGCGCGGCAACCCCACTGTCGAGGTCGAGGTTCTGCTCGACGACGACACCATCGCCCGCGCGGCCGTCCCGTCTGGCGCCTCCACCGGCCAGTTCGAGGCAGTGGAGCTGCGTGACGGCGACAAGAACCGGTACGGCGGCAAGGGCGTGCTGAAGGCCGTCACCGCGATCCTGGAGGACATCGACAAGGAGATCGTCGGGTACGACGTCCACGAGCAGCGCCTGATCGACCACGCGCTCCTCGACCTGGACGGCACCCCGAACAAGGCCAAGCTGGGCGCGAACGCGATCCTCGGCGTCAGCCTCGCGGTCGCGAAGGCGGCGGCGGAGAGCTCCGGCCTGCCGCTGTTCCGGTACGTCGGCGGCCCGAACGCACACGTCCTGCCGGTGCCGATGATGAACATCCTCAACGGCGGCGCGCACGCGGACAGCAACGTCGACGTCCAGGAGTTCATGATCGCCCCGATCGGCGCGTCGACGTACGCCGAGGCCGTCATGCAGGGTGCGGGCGTCTACCACGCGCTGAAGGCGGTCCTGAAGGAGCGCGGCCTGTCCACCGGCCTCGGCGACGAGGGCGGCTTCGCGCCGAGCCTCGACAGCAACCGGGCCGCCCTGGACCTGATCGCGGTCGCGGTCGAGAAGGCCGGCCTGCAGCTCGGCAAGGACATCGCGCTGGCGATGGACGTCGCCGCGAGCGAGTTCTTCACCGACGGCGTGTACGCGTTCGAGGGCGGCAAGAAGTCGGCCGACGAGATGATCGCCTACTACGCCGACCTGGTGGCGTCGTACCCGATCGTGTCGATCGAGGACCCGCTGAACGAGGAGGACTGGGACGGCTGGAAGGCCATCACCGGTGAGCTCGGCAGCAAGATCCAGCTGGTCGGCGACGACCTGTTCGTCACCAACGTCGAGCGGCTGCAGCGCGGCATCGACGAGAAGTCGGCGAACAGCCTGCTGGTCAAGGTGAACCAGATCGGCTCGCTGACCGAGACCCTGGACGCCGTCGACCTGGCGCACCGCAGCGGCTTCACCTGCATGATGAGCCACCGCTCCGGCGAGACCGAGGACACCACGATCGCCGACCTCGCGGTCGCGACCAACTGCGGCCAGATCAAGTCCGGCGCCCCGGCCCGGTCCGACCGCACCGCCAAGTACAACCAGCTGCTCCGGATCGAGGAGGAGCTCGACGACGCGGCGACGTACGCCGGTCGCTCGGCCTTCCCGCGCTTCCAGGGCTGA
- a CDS encoding FtsB family cell division protein, translating to MPSRRDSGARPGSRPSSRTQSRPPARRGDQPKRRTTGTQADPARTRGSRNLTGRAAVVLLVLGALIVSYAQSLRVWFDQHQQVSALQQEIRDREKRVAELNDEITRWDDDAYVKAQARQRLGWVMPGEVGYRVIGADGKPLGAPPEPSAPTDGTADTQKPTWYTKLWGSVEGAGTPPAPATTPTPAKPAPKTILTPPPKVTR from the coding sequence ATGCCGTCCCGTCGGGATTCCGGTGCACGCCCCGGCTCGCGTCCGTCGAGCCGGACCCAGTCGCGTCCACCGGCCCGGCGGGGCGACCAGCCGAAACGGCGTACGACCGGAACCCAGGCGGACCCGGCGCGGACCCGCGGGTCCCGCAACCTGACCGGGCGGGCGGCCGTCGTGCTGCTGGTGCTGGGCGCGCTGATCGTGTCGTACGCGCAGAGCCTGCGGGTCTGGTTCGACCAGCACCAGCAGGTGAGCGCGCTGCAGCAGGAGATCCGGGACCGGGAGAAGCGGGTCGCGGAGCTGAACGACGAGATCACCCGCTGGGACGACGACGCGTACGTGAAGGCGCAGGCGCGGCAGCGGCTCGGCTGGGTGATGCCCGGTGAGGTCGGGTACCGCGTGATCGGCGCGGACGGGAAGCCGCTCGGCGCCCCGCCGGAGCCGTCGGCGCCGACGGACGGTACGGCGGACACGCAGAAGCCGACCTGGTACACGAAGCTGTGGGGGAGCGTCGAGGGTGCGGGCACGCCGCCGGCGCCGGCCACGACGCCGACCCCCGCCAAGCCCGCGCCGAAGACGATCCTCACGCCGCCGCCTAAGGTGACCAGGTGA
- a CDS encoding uracil-DNA glycosylase produces the protein MKLPHPLTGELFESPVPPGIGWPEDPAVRRTPVARDAAEVVRLAATDDLAELEARVSMCRACSRLVEWREDVAVGKRKSFADQPYWGRPIPGWGVAEPRILIVGLAPAANGGNRTGRVFTGDRSGDWLFASLHRVGLANQPTSEHAGDGLHLIDTRMIAAVRCAPPANKPTPEERDTCAPWYRSELELVLPSTRSIVCLGKFAYDALLVALIALGADVPRPRPKFGHAVEHRIPTPYGEVTVLGCFHPSQQNTFTGKLTEQMTDAVLTRAKTLSTTPENQS, from the coding sequence GTGAAGCTTCCGCATCCGTTGACCGGCGAGTTGTTCGAGAGTCCTGTGCCGCCGGGGATCGGGTGGCCGGAGGACCCGGCGGTACGGCGTACTCCGGTGGCTCGGGATGCGGCCGAGGTGGTGCGTCTTGCGGCGACTGATGACCTGGCGGAGCTGGAAGCACGCGTCTCGATGTGCAGGGCCTGTTCGCGGCTCGTCGAATGGAGGGAAGACGTTGCTGTCGGCAAGCGAAAGTCCTTCGCGGACCAGCCGTACTGGGGACGGCCGATCCCGGGCTGGGGCGTCGCCGAGCCACGGATCCTGATCGTCGGGCTGGCGCCGGCGGCGAACGGCGGGAACCGCACCGGGCGCGTGTTCACCGGCGACCGCTCCGGCGACTGGCTGTTCGCGAGCCTGCACCGCGTCGGCCTCGCCAACCAGCCCACCAGCGAGCACGCCGGCGACGGCCTGCACCTGATCGACACCCGGATGATCGCCGCCGTCCGCTGCGCCCCGCCCGCGAACAAGCCCACCCCGGAGGAACGCGACACCTGCGCCCCCTGGTACCGCAGCGAGCTCGAGCTCGTCCTGCCCAGCACGAGGTCGATCGTCTGCCTCGGCAAGTTCGCGTACGACGCTCTGCTCGTAGCGCTGATCGCGCTCGGAGCCGACGTACCGCGACCGCGCCCGAAGTTCGGCCACGCGGTCGAGCACCGGATCCCGACCCCGTACGGCGAGGTCACCGTCCTCGGCTGCTTCCACCCCAGCCAGCAGAACACGTTCACCGGCAAGCTCACCGAGCAGATGACCGACGCCGTACTCACCCGCGCGAAGACCTTGTCCACAACTCCGGAAAACCAGAGTTGA
- a CDS encoding chloramphenicol phosphotransferase CPT family protein, with protein MPSVIFLNGASSSGKTTLGRALQDCLDEPYLLMGLDTCFAMVPAQWAGGGMGAHREQGFQYVDLPDEDGKPVSGISYGPVGLRMLQGFHRAVREFVQAGNPVIVDEMMLGPEVRDHWFATLAGLDVVSVGVRCDLDELERREGARRGRAGLARWSEERVHEGMAYDLWVDTTGQAADACAHQVVAAAR; from the coding sequence ATGCCTTCGGTCATCTTTCTCAACGGCGCGTCTTCTTCGGGTAAGACGACGCTGGGGAGGGCGCTGCAGGACTGTTTGGATGAGCCGTATTTGTTGATGGGGTTGGACACGTGTTTTGCGATGGTTCCTGCTCAGTGGGCTGGTGGTGGAATGGGAGCTCATCGGGAGCAGGGGTTCCAGTACGTCGACCTGCCGGACGAGGACGGCAAGCCGGTTTCTGGGATCTCGTACGGGCCGGTCGGGTTGCGCATGTTGCAGGGGTTTCATCGGGCTGTGCGCGAGTTCGTTCAGGCGGGGAACCCTGTCATCGTCGACGAGATGATGCTGGGGCCCGAGGTGCGGGATCACTGGTTCGCGACTCTCGCGGGGCTCGACGTCGTCTCGGTGGGGGTTCGCTGCGATCTCGATGAACTCGAGCGTCGAGAGGGTGCGCGAAGGGGACGGGCGGGGCTCGCTCGGTGGTCTGAGGAGCGCGTGCACGAGGGGATGGCCTACGACCTCTGGGTGGACACGACCGGCCAGGCCGCGGACGCCTGCGCACATCAAGTCGTTGCAGCCGCACGCTAA
- a CDS encoding DUF501 domain-containing protein has product MSVSPSDQEAVSKQLGRTARGIRSIAHRCSCGLPDVVETEPRLPDGTPFPTTYYVTCPRLASAIGTLEASGVMKEMTDRLADDEDLAARYRAAHESYLEHRESIEHVEEIAGITAGGMPTRVKCLHVLVGHSLAAGPGVNPLGDEALESLEDWGRRGPCV; this is encoded by the coding sequence GTGAGCGTCAGCCCTTCCGACCAAGAAGCAGTCAGCAAACAACTCGGCCGGACTGCCCGCGGCATTCGGTCGATCGCGCACCGGTGCAGCTGTGGCCTCCCCGACGTGGTCGAGACCGAGCCGCGACTTCCGGACGGTACGCCGTTTCCCACGACGTACTACGTGACGTGCCCGCGGCTCGCGTCCGCGATCGGCACGCTCGAGGCCTCGGGCGTGATGAAAGAGATGACGGACCGCCTGGCGGATGACGAGGACCTGGCGGCCCGGTATCGCGCCGCGCACGAGTCGTACCTCGAGCACCGCGAGTCCATCGAGCACGTCGAGGAAATCGCCGGGATCACCGCCGGCGGAATGCCGACCCGGGTCAAATGCCTTCACGTCCTGGTAGGCCATTCACTGGCGGCCGGCCCTGGTGTGAACCCGTTGGGCGACGAGGCTCTGGAATCCCTGGAGGACTGGGGTCGCCGAGGCCCGTGTGTCTGA
- a CDS encoding phosphotransferase enzyme family protein — protein sequence MDVAEVLREHWDLKPARLEVLTGGMNSAAWLASGADWLVVLKSVGLSDSAFGPGLELAARLDDAGICTGRPRPSKHGRVVERVDGRQVAVLEYVDGVELVPSDQAAIGELLGRVHSAAALDAGEVADWLQFLLPFEDCLDLEPWIRPAVEGAVADAVALGSVSWAWLHGDPAAEAFLRQADGEVALIDWGSAMRGPILYDVASAVMYNGDPVVPAYLRQRPDLTDELERGLPTFLRVRYAVQAGYFAWRITNNILTGISGPADNLKGLTDARHSFGL from the coding sequence GTGGATGTTGCTGAGGTACTGCGGGAGCACTGGGATCTGAAGCCGGCGCGGCTGGAGGTGCTGACCGGCGGGATGAACTCGGCTGCCTGGCTGGCGTCTGGTGCGGACTGGCTGGTGGTGCTCAAGTCGGTTGGGCTCTCGGACTCGGCGTTCGGGCCTGGTCTGGAGTTGGCGGCCCGGCTCGACGACGCCGGCATCTGCACCGGGCGTCCGCGTCCCAGCAAGCACGGTCGGGTCGTTGAACGCGTCGACGGGCGGCAGGTTGCTGTGCTCGAGTACGTCGACGGCGTTGAACTGGTGCCTTCGGATCAGGCGGCGATCGGGGAGCTGCTCGGACGCGTGCACTCGGCTGCCGCGCTCGATGCCGGTGAGGTGGCCGACTGGTTGCAGTTCCTGCTCCCGTTCGAGGACTGCCTGGACCTCGAGCCATGGATCCGCCCGGCGGTCGAGGGCGCCGTCGCTGACGCGGTCGCGCTCGGGTCGGTCTCCTGGGCCTGGTTGCACGGGGATCCGGCCGCGGAAGCGTTCCTGCGGCAGGCTGACGGCGAGGTTGCCCTCATCGACTGGGGGAGCGCGATGCGAGGCCCGATCCTGTACGACGTCGCATCCGCCGTCATGTACAACGGCGACCCGGTGGTTCCGGCGTACCTGCGCCAACGACCCGACCTCACCGACGAACTCGAGCGCGGCCTGCCCACGTTCCTGCGAGTGCGCTACGCCGTCCAGGCCGGCTACTTCGCCTGGCGCATCACCAACAACATCCTGACCGGCATCTCCGGCCCCGCTGACAACCTGAAGGGCCTAACCGACGCCCGCCACTCGTTCGGCCTGTAG
- a CDS encoding J domain-containing protein yields MSSSRDFRDLNGADPWKLLGVGRSADAEEIKRSYRRLSRSHHTDVGGDSTQQVKLNRAYEILTDPTRRADYTLLLQRKERPQDFVRPTPQADPEPDEPTADPFAWSSGPAPTSTPPRQDRYEQPYQDPYTESPYADPPYRDSYVAPPYRDSYTTPTYRPQRRGVSGQAVGAFLTAFICSPISIYLAISVLRNNRPGRPLAWLAILINVGLVGFSIVGALVRGT; encoded by the coding sequence ATGAGTTCGAGCCGGGACTTCCGGGACCTCAACGGAGCCGACCCCTGGAAGCTGCTCGGGGTCGGCCGGTCCGCCGATGCCGAGGAGATCAAGCGCAGCTACCGCCGCCTGTCGCGAAGCCACCACACCGACGTCGGCGGCGACTCCACCCAGCAGGTCAAGCTGAACCGCGCCTACGAGATCCTCACCGACCCAACCCGCCGCGCCGACTACACCCTCCTGCTACAGCGCAAGGAACGCCCACAAGACTTCGTCCGTCCCACGCCCCAAGCCGACCCCGAACCCGACGAGCCGACAGCGGACCCCTTCGCCTGGTCCTCCGGCCCCGCCCCCACCTCGACCCCACCACGCCAGGACAGGTACGAGCAGCCATATCAGGACCCGTACACCGAGTCGCCGTACGCCGACCCGCCCTACCGCGATTCGTACGTCGCCCCGCCGTACCGCGACTCCTACACGACTCCGACGTACCGCCCCCAACGCCGCGGCGTGAGCGGACAAGCAGTCGGCGCATTCCTCACCGCCTTCATCTGCTCGCCGATCTCCATCTACCTAGCAATCTCAGTCCTCCGCAACAACCGCCCCGGCCGACCCCTCGCCTGGCTAGCCATCCTGATCAACGTAGGCCTCGTCGGCTTCTCAATCGTCGGCGCCCTAGTACGCGGCACCTAA
- a CDS encoding Ppx/GppA phosphatase family protein: MSEGQGAVRVAAVDCGTNSIRLLIADLVDGQLVEFDRRMTIVRLGQGVDATGAFAPEALARVFTACEDFASVIQSSDVTRLRFVATSAARDVSNRDAFFAGVEERLGVQPEIISGAEEAELSFRGATTSLDLPAPYLVADIGGGSTELVLGDATGVIAAESLDIGSVRLTERHVTTDPTSATELQAIGKDIDALLDATTVPLEAARAFIGVAGTCTTVAAVALNLSEYDRAAVHHARLTTDQLRSATTWLTTTTRAERSAVPSIHPGRVDVIGAGALILQRLYDRLSVTELTVSEHDILDGVALALG; the protein is encoded by the coding sequence GTGTCTGAGGGCCAGGGTGCGGTTCGGGTTGCCGCGGTCGACTGTGGGACCAACTCGATCCGTCTGCTGATCGCCGATCTGGTGGACGGTCAGCTCGTCGAGTTCGACCGCCGGATGACCATCGTCCGCCTCGGCCAGGGCGTGGATGCCACCGGCGCCTTCGCCCCCGAAGCACTCGCCCGCGTCTTCACCGCCTGTGAGGACTTCGCCTCCGTTATTCAGTCGAGCGACGTCACCAGACTCCGCTTCGTCGCCACCTCGGCCGCCCGCGACGTCAGCAACCGTGACGCGTTTTTCGCCGGCGTCGAGGAGCGTCTCGGCGTACAACCGGAAATCATCTCCGGTGCGGAAGAAGCCGAGCTCAGCTTCCGCGGCGCCACCACGTCACTCGACCTCCCAGCGCCGTACCTCGTGGCCGACATCGGCGGCGGCTCCACCGAACTGGTCCTCGGCGACGCCACCGGTGTGATTGCGGCCGAATCCCTCGACATCGGCTCCGTCCGCCTCACCGAACGCCACGTCACCACCGACCCCACGTCCGCGACAGAACTACAGGCGATCGGCAAGGACATCGACGCCCTGCTGGACGCCACCACGGTCCCGCTTGAAGCTGCCCGCGCGTTCATCGGCGTCGCCGGTACCTGCACCACCGTGGCCGCGGTCGCGCTGAACCTGTCCGAGTACGACCGCGCCGCCGTCCACCACGCCCGGCTCACCACCGACCAACTGCGCTCCGCGACGACCTGGCTGACAACCACCACCCGCGCAGAACGCTCCGCCGTACCGTCGATCCACCCCGGCCGTGTAGACGTGATCGGCGCCGGCGCCCTCATCCTCCAGCGCCTCTACGACCGCCTGTCCGTCACCGAACTAACCGTCTCCGAACACGACATCCTCGACGGGGTGGCGCTCGCCCTCGGTTAA
- a CDS encoding transcriptional regulator — MIDGLDPVIHAPKRLAAMAVLANATTVTFRFLKDYLEVTDSDLSKHMSALENAGYVATTKTGHGRGATTTYRMTKAGEHAYTTHRNALRTLLDGPK; from the coding sequence ATGATCGACGGACTCGATCCGGTCATCCACGCACCGAAACGCCTGGCCGCGATGGCAGTACTGGCGAACGCCACCACGGTGACGTTCCGCTTCCTGAAGGACTACCTGGAGGTCACCGACTCCGACCTCTCGAAGCACATGTCGGCTCTGGAGAACGCCGGCTACGTCGCCACCACGAAAACCGGCCACGGCCGCGGCGCCACCACGACGTACCGAATGACCAAAGCCGGCGAACACGCCTACACAACCCACCGCAACGCCCTCCGCACTCTGCTGGACGGCCCGAAGTAG